From Rickettsia endosymbiont of Ceutorhynchus obstrictus, a single genomic window includes:
- the rpsT gene encoding 30S ribosomal protein S20, which yields MANHSSAKKAARQTIKKTLVNKKRSSAIKTYIKKVLHEINNGSKDNANLALITAQSKIMKGVKKNIIKLNTASRKISQLSQRIKQMAKEEV from the coding sequence GCAAGGCAAACCATAAAAAAAACGTTGGTTAATAAAAAAAGATCAAGTGCAATAAAGACTTATATTAAAAAAGTTTTGCACGAAATTAATAATGGATCAAAAGATAATGCTAATCTTGCTTTGATTACAGCCCAATCTAAAATAATGAAAGGGGTGAAGAAAAATATTATTAAATTGAATACCGCCTCACGAAAAATTAGTCAATTATCTCAAAGAATTAAACAAATGGCTAAAGAAGAAGTATAA